A single Dermacentor variabilis isolate Ectoservices chromosome 9, ASM5094787v1, whole genome shotgun sequence DNA region contains:
- the LOC142557972 gene encoding uncharacterized protein LOC142557972, translating to MTNPLAFFTQILPLGTAVPAAAPDRLSHIVAPKPSPGACAIKLHFGGCALVSSDHVTARITDGSPPPPSTSAYIRRPASHQHFSGHVGWPSVNIMTNPLAFFTQYIGVFLDCGGMHTTPFFSASITSAHAAKDCSGGAQLTPTAINGSTIAGSGAPYCFLGLHRAAAVTSSAEHLKGSLVAFQGRFK from the exons atgacaaacccccttgcgtttttcacgcagatcctGCCGCtaggaacggcagtaccagctgCAGCACCTGACAGATTGTCGCACATAGTCGCACCAAAGCCATCCCCCGGAGCCTGCGCGAtcaagttgcacttcggagggtgcgcgctgGTGTCGTCGGACCACGTCACTGCCAGGATAACTGACGGGTCGCCACCGCCCCCCTCGAcctcggcctacataagaagaccagcgagccatcaacactttagtgggcatgtcggctggccatctgtcaacatcatgacaaaCCCCCTTGCGTTTTTCACGCAG TATATCGGCGTGTTCTTGGACTGCGGTGGGATGCACACTACGCCCTTCTTCAGCGCCAGCATCACATCTGCGCATGCGGCAAAAGATTGCAGCGGTGGAGCGCAGCTGACACCTACGGCTATCAACGGATCCACTATTGCCGGCAGTGGCGCTCCGTACTGCTTCCTTGGGCTTCACAGGGCAGCTGCAGTGACATCGTCAGCGGAGCACTTAAAAGGCAGCTTAGTGGCcttccaaggtcgattcaaatag